Part of the Halalkalibacter krulwichiae genome is shown below.
GGTGGACGTCATGCAGCATTTATTGCTGACGAGTGCCGACTATGGATAACGGTTCATTTTTATCCGAATGAAACATATGAACATGTAGCCAAGGAAGTTGAAGAACATATTTTAAAAATAGCAGAGGCGGATATATGGTTACGAGAAAATCCACCTACCTTTACGTGGGGGGGACTTCGATGATTGAGGATCGTGGTGAAATATTTCCTTCACTTGAAATTAATCCAGCGAATCCTGCTATTCAATTACTTGCAAATACGCATAAGGAAATAGTCGGACAAGAAGCGATTATTGACGTTTCACCTACCGTAACAGATGGCGGATGGCTTGGTGATGCAGGAATTCCAACTGTTATTTACGGACCTGGAGATTTACTTAATGCGCATTCAGTAAACGAACAAGTTTCAATTAAACAACTTGTAGAGTATACAAAGACACTTATGAAGTTTATTCACGAATGGACAAATCAAATAAGAAGAGGTGCTTAAGAATGAAATTTAGTGAACGTTTACACAAAAAATTACAGCCAATTTGGAGGAAAAACCACGCGCATCCGTTTGTTCAAGGGATTGGCGATGGATCATTAGATCAAAATAAATTTCGTTTTTACATGATTCAAGATTATTTATATTTAACAGAATACGCTAAATTATTTGCTTTAGGTGTAATGAAAGCAGAAGATCTTGAAACAATGGGGAAATTTGCAAACTTACTTGATGCAACTTTAAATGAGGAGATGTCTTTACATCGCGAATACGCCAAAAAGTTTGGAATTGAGGAAAGTGAATTTGAAAACGCCAAGCCCGCTCCAACTATGTTAGCGTACACTCATTATATGCTTCATGTAGGTCAAAATGGAACACTTGCGGATTTAGTAGCTGCTGTTCTTCCTTGTACTTGGAGTTATTGGGAGATTGGGAAAGAATTAAACGACATACCGGGAGCAGCTGATCATGAATTTTATGGTGAATGGATTCAAATGTATCGTTCAGATGAGTTTGGTCAGTTGGCAAAGTGGTTAATTGACTTATTAGACACTTTAACGGAAGGGAAACCAGAGACAGAACTTTCTAAACTCGAAGAAATTTTCTTGAATACAACTAGATTTGAATATATGTTTTGGGAGATGTCTTACAACCAAGAGATGTGGCCAACGGATGAGTAAAAAGTCTTTAAATTTTAAAGATGTAAGCTTTTCCTACACCAAAGGACAACGTTCAGATTCGGATAAAATTCTTGATAAACTCAGTTTTGATGTGAACCAAGGAGAATTTATAAGTATTATTGGACCAAGTGGTTCAGGTAAAAGCACGCTGTTTAGATTAATTACAGGGTTAGAACAGCCACTCGATGGTGATATTCTGATTAATGATCAATCGTTCCCAAACCGCTTTGGAAAAGTAGGATACATGCCTCAAAAAGATTTATTAATGCCTTGGCGTACAATCCTAGCGAATGCAGCTTTACCGTTAGAGTTAAGAGGTGTAAATAAGGAAGAGGCCTATAAACAAGTTAAGAGTCTCCTAGATGATTTCGGTTTAAAAGGGGTTGAACAAAAGTATCCAGGAGATTTATCTGGTGGAATGAGACAGCGTGTCTCATTCTTAAGAAGTGTATTAAGTGGATCGAATGTTTTATTGCTTGATGAACCATTTAGTGCCCTTGATGCAATCACTCGACTGATAATGCAAGAGTGGCTAATAGAACAATGGAGTAGATGGGAGAAAACAATTCTATTTATTACACATGATGTAGATGAAGCTCTGTTTTTATCGGATCGGATTTTTGTCTTTACAGAAACACCTGTGTGCCAGTTAAATGAAGTGATTGTTCCATTAAAGAGACCTAGAGATATTCGAGACATTCATGTTCCGGAAGTGCTCTCAGTTAAAGAACAATTAATTAACCAACTTCGTAAACAGGTGAAGAGATGAATCTAGTGAAAAATTACTATACATCAATTCTCGTTGTGTTCGTTTTGTTTATTAGTTGGGAATTAATCGCTAGACTAATAGGAATGGCCTTTATTTTACCTTCACCTATTCAGGTAATGGTAAAGCTATGGGATATTAGAGAATTATTATTTTGGGTTCATCTGCCATCCACTTTAGCTATTATTATTATTGGGTTAGCACTATCTATCTTATTTGGAGTAGGATTGGCGGTTTGGATGAGCTTAAGCAAAGCAGTTGAAAAGGCATTTTATCCTATCATTATTTCATCGCAAACGATCCCTATCATCGCACTTGCACCAATTTTTGTTCTTTGGTTTGGTTACTCTATTTGGAGCAAAGTTGTAGTGACGGTACTTATTACGTTTTTTCCGATTACGGTTAATACGTTTGATGGTTTGAAGTCAGGTAGTAAGGAATTAAAAGAGCTATTACAAACAATGGGGGCAAATAAAAGAGATATTTTCTTTAAATTAAGTGTTCCATCAGCTCTACCACATTTTTTCTCTGGTTTAAAAGTTGCGGTTACATTTAGTGTAATTGGAGCGGCGATAGGAGAGTGGCTTGGTGCACAATCGGGACTAGGTTATTTTAGCAGACGAATGATGACTCAGTTTGACGGAGCAGGAGTATTTGCACCAATTGTTTTGTTATCATCAGTTGGGATTGTTTTATTTCTACTCGTTCTTATATTAGAAAAAGTGACATTAAAGTGGAGGAGAACAGAATGAAGAAATGGGTAAGGTTTGCAAGTGCAAGTGTCATTTTAGCAAGTTTGGTAGCTTGTGGAGACGGTGAACAACAAGAAGAAGCAGAAGGAATGGAACAACCTATAGTTGAGGAAGAATTGGCACAAGTTGATATCATGCTGGATTGGTATCCTAATGCTGTACATAGTTATTTATATGTAGCACAAGAAAAAGGTTATTTTGAAGAAGAAGGTGTTGAAGTAACGATTCAATTTCCAGCTAATCCAACTGACCCAATTAATTTAGCAGCAGCAGGGCAGGTTACGTTAGGGATTTCTTATCAGCCGGATGTTGTAATTGCCAGAGCAACACAAGATGTTCCTGTTAAATCAATTGGCGCCATTGTTCGTTCCCCATTAAACCATGTTGTTTTTATGGAAGATAGCGAAATACAAACTCCGAAAGATTTAGAAGGTAAGAAAGTTGGCTTTCCAGGTATCCCTTTAAATGAATCCATTTTAAAAACAATGGTTCAAAATGATAATGGCGATCCGGAAAATGTACAAATGATTGATGTTGGTTTTGAATTAGGTACTTCTGTCGTCAGTGAGCGCGTTGATGCTGTAATTGGAGCTTATATTAACCATGAAGTTCCCGTATTAAAGTATAATGGACATAATACGCGCTTTTTTAATCCAGTTGAATATGGTGTTCCAAGCTACTATGAACTTGTTGTCGTAACGAGTGATTCTACATGGGAATCAGAGGAAGAAAGTATTCGAGCTTTTTGGCGTGGAGCAACAAAAGGCTATCAGTTCATGAAAGAGAATCCTGAAGAAGCCTTAGCTATTCTGTTATCAAATCAGGATGAAGCGAATTTCC
Proteins encoded:
- the tenA gene encoding thiaminase II, translated to MKFSERLHKKLQPIWRKNHAHPFVQGIGDGSLDQNKFRFYMIQDYLYLTEYAKLFALGVMKAEDLETMGKFANLLDATLNEEMSLHREYAKKFGIEESEFENAKPAPTMLAYTHYMLHVGQNGTLADLVAAVLPCTWSYWEIGKELNDIPGAADHEFYGEWIQMYRSDEFGQLAKWLIDLLDTLTEGKPETELSKLEEIFLNTTRFEYMFWEMSYNQEMWPTDE
- a CDS encoding ABC transporter ATP-binding protein: MSKKSLNFKDVSFSYTKGQRSDSDKILDKLSFDVNQGEFISIIGPSGSGKSTLFRLITGLEQPLDGDILINDQSFPNRFGKVGYMPQKDLLMPWRTILANAALPLELRGVNKEEAYKQVKSLLDDFGLKGVEQKYPGDLSGGMRQRVSFLRSVLSGSNVLLLDEPFSALDAITRLIMQEWLIEQWSRWEKTILFITHDVDEALFLSDRIFVFTETPVCQLNEVIVPLKRPRDIRDIHVPEVLSVKEQLINQLRKQVKR
- a CDS encoding ABC transporter permease; this encodes MNLVKNYYTSILVVFVLFISWELIARLIGMAFILPSPIQVMVKLWDIRELLFWVHLPSTLAIIIIGLALSILFGVGLAVWMSLSKAVEKAFYPIIISSQTIPIIALAPIFVLWFGYSIWSKVVVTVLITFFPITVNTFDGLKSGSKELKELLQTMGANKRDIFFKLSVPSALPHFFSGLKVAVTFSVIGAAIGEWLGAQSGLGYFSRRMMTQFDGAGVFAPIVLLSSVGIVLFLLVLILEKVTLKWRRTE
- a CDS encoding ABC transporter substrate-binding protein; translated protein: MKKWVRFASASVILASLVACGDGEQQEEAEGMEQPIVEEELAQVDIMLDWYPNAVHSYLYVAQEKGYFEEEGVEVTIQFPANPTDPINLAAAGQVTLGISYQPDVVIARATQDVPVKSIGAIVRSPLNHVVFMEDSEIQTPKDLEGKKVGFPGIPLNESILKTMVQNDNGDPENVQMIDVGFELGTSVVSERVDAVIGAYINHEVPVLKYNGHNTRFFNPVEYGVPSYYELVVVTSDSTWESEEESIRAFWRGATKGYQFMKENPEEALAILLSNQDEANFPLIEDVEQESLEILLPKMESENGFGNQEDVSWQETIDWMLDYELIEEAPLLEDIFVNIVE